One Coffea arabica cultivar ET-39 chromosome 5c, Coffea Arabica ET-39 HiFi, whole genome shotgun sequence DNA window includes the following coding sequences:
- the LOC113689210 gene encoding uncharacterized protein has product MVPPPTYPYGMPAWYNPQAVCAYHSGAPGHSTLDCKALKHKVQDMIEAGEIVIRKREAQGPNINRNPLPEHTNTIGVIIDDTEYEEQVQKLAREAEVFGVTDQPFVIEVPFEKDKRPFTLDLTPAESEALEPVVIEFPEQAPVLSLQQVPWNYNESVIQIGGKPVAKEEVSVVTRSGRIASPFGATVLIQTNSPELPAKPTITEKEALDFLKRLQRSEYNVVEKLSKSPAQISMLDLLFSSDMHRDALLEVLTKAQIPKDISVVNFSHVVRNVLSTKQITFSDDELPAEGIGHNKALYITVRCNWKMLPMVLIDNGSALNICPWSTLEKLGLQDIKLRPSGTIVRGFDGAQREPIGEVDLVVEMGPAQFQIACQVMHFPSIYNILLGRPWIHKSGAVPSSLHQLLKFIVNDKLITIFAEEDCFVIADSRSEEDGSRNATVTPHSTADIVSVSWITKEERALSKASVMMAKEMIR; this is encoded by the coding sequence atggtaccccctcctacctatccATATGGCATGCCCGCTTGGTATAACCCACAagctgtctgtgcttatcattcaggggcacCTGGACATTCAACTTTGGATTGCAAGGCTCTTAAGCATAAAgttcaagatatgattgaagCTGGTGAGATTGTAATTAGGAAAAGGGAGGCACAAGGGCCGAATATAAATAGGAACCCCTTGCCGGAACATACTAATACCATTGGGGTCATTATAGACGACACAGAGTATGAGGAGCAAGTCCAAAAATTGGCAAGGGAAGCTGAGgtgtttggggtcacagaccaaccATTTGTAATAGAGGTGCCATTTGAGAAGGATAAAAGGCCTTTTACTTTGGATCTCACTCCAGCTGAGAGCGAGGCTTTGGAGCCAGTGGTCATCGAATTCCCAGAGCAGGCGCCTGTTCTAAGTTTGCAGCAAGTGCCATGGAATTACAATGAATCTGTCATACAAATTGGAGGAAAGCCAGTTGCCAAAGAGGAGGTGTCAGTGGTCACTAGATCAGGGAGAATTGCAAGTCCGTTTGGAGCTACCGTTCTGATTCAAACAAATAGCCCCGAGTTGCCTGCTAAACCAACAATTACTGAGAAGGAAGCCTTGGATTTTCTTAAAAGGCTGCAAAGAAGCGAATATAACGTAGTCGAGAAGCTAAGCAAGTCGCCCGCCCAAATATCCATGTTGGATCTGCTCTTTTCTTCGGATATGCATAGGGATGCGTTGCTCGAAGTGTTGACTAAAGCTCAAATCCCTAAGGACATTTCGGTTGTTAATTTCTCACATGTAGTTAGGAATGTATTATCTACAAAGCAAATCACTTTCTCTGATGATGAATTACCAGCagaaggcattggacataacaaAGCTCTGTACATAACTGTGAGGTGCAACTGGAAAATGTTGCCAATGGTGTTGATTGACAATGGATCTGcgcttaatatctgtccttggagtaccttggaaaagctagggttgcaaGATATCAAGCTAaggccttcagggaccataGTTAGAGGTTTTGATGGAGCACAAAGAGAACCTATAGGAGAAGTGGATTTAGTAGTCGAGATGGGGCCCGCACAGTTTCAAATAGCCTGCCAAGTTATGCACTTTCCTAGTATTTACAATATTTTGCTTGGAAGGCCATGGATTCATAAGTCGGGGGCTGTGCCTTCTTCATTGCATCAATTGTTGAAATTCATAGTAAATGACAAATTGATAACTATCTTTGCCGAGGAGGATTGCTTCGTAATTGCTGATTCTAGGTCCGAAGAAGATGGTAGCCGAAACGCCACAGTGACCCCTCATAGCACAGCTGATATCgtctccgtaagttggataACAAAAGAGGAACGAGCTCTGTCAaaggccagtgtcatgatggctaaggaaatgatcCGCTGA